The genomic interval CTACAGCAAATATCAGTGAACTGCCCAGGACTTTGCCTTGATTGGTTTTATTGCCTGTTATTGCCAAGGCTTCTCCAGGACTTTGCCCCATTTTACCATTTATGTATACACACAGCCCTACTCCCTGCTTTTCCAGTGCTTTGTATATGTAGAAATGTTAAAGATGCACCTCCGTTGCTCCAATGAAATGACCAAATGTCTTAATGACTTATTAGCCAGTACAGACTATTGCAACTTGACTCTCAAGTTTATTGGGCCTGAGGATCTCATTTCAAGTCCCTGTGTTTGGCCTTATCATTAGCGTTTGCATCATTGCATAATGACTTAAGAACGGTCTGTTGCAGGTGCAATAGCAATTAATAGGAAGAGATGTCCAATAACTAGGCTTGATCAAGTTATTAATCAAAGATTAATACAGCGTCATACAGAAAGGAAGAGTACATATGTTACCAACCCCTTTGGAAGACAGCAGTGGCAGCAGTCATGCTGTCTCAAAATTCTGTGCTTCCCCCTTCTGTATTTCTACCTAACTGGGAAGAGTTCCATCAGTTTCCCTAGATCACTTTACCTAATACACCCTTGTGCCTGTTTTCTTTTACATGTTTTTCACTGACGGTGAGGCTCAATAAATTTTTACCCCAGGATGTGGGTATATGTTGTAAGTTTCAAGATGGCATATGGTTTATATTTTGACAGTTATACAGACCCTGCACATTACACAAAAACACAGATGCATGTACGCAATATTTTAGGCATAGtgttttaaaaattagcaaaGTTTAAAGGTTTTGCGTTCTCCAGTGCATATACCTAGCAGAAGACAGGAGTTTTTAGGAAGGTCACAGCATCTACATAGCATACACTTTATAGAATTTAACATGAATATAAAGGACTTCCGATATAACATACTTATTCActgactattttttttattttggttacaTAACACCCCTTTTCCATTTATACTTATAGTTGCTATAATAACCAATTCCTGTATTTTAATCAATACCTTTTATGTATAAGAACTGATTTCCCAATACATTCTATCCTGACAAACTGGTAGTTGATAAGAAAGCAATTTACATTCCTGGTtaatagttgttgttttttttaatatggagatatacttatctcatagagctggaagggaccctgaaaggtcttcgagtccagccccctgccttcactagcaggaccaagtactgattttgccccagatccctaagtggccccctccaggattgaactcataaccctgggtttagcaggccaatgctcaaaccactaagctatccctcccctcttctcagTGCtgtgccgccaccaccaccaccactccatcATTCCTTTCTCCCGATGCCTCTGCTCACACTCCTCCTGACTCTCCTTCCTGTGCCTTCAGTGCTCTCCCCGGGCACATCTACTGCTCTTTCCAGCACTcctgcctgtgctgctgctgttcttcccatcctccctctgcctctccttctCCAAGTGCTCCACCACTCCTTCCCGTGCTTGTTCCTGTGCCTTCACTCCTTTCTGTGCTCCTGCCTGCACCTTCGGTGCTCCCCCTGCCTGCAGGGTGTGTGTGCTTGGTTAGGGCTGATGTACAATGTGTTTGCTGACCTATTAACTTGATGGTGTCTGACTGAGGTTGGTTGTGTTGTTTCCATGGTGATCCTCAAAGTCCCTCCTCTCAGGTATTTAAAGAACAGCCCTAAAACCATGCCAGGTGTGTAACTCACTCCAAAGGTAGGTGAGAGGGGCAGTATCAGAGCCGTGGGGAGTCCCAGCCCTGGGGGACAGATGGTCAGGAATACAGTGCAGTACTAGGGCTGTACAGGATTTGCTAGCACATGCTGTATACTTTTGCTATGGGGAAAGGTCCCTCGAATTGAATATGGAGCTGAGCTACAGATATTTAAAGAGCCTTGATGCTTAGTTCTGCTGGGTTTTTTGGAGCATTCTACCTGTTCTGTGGACCATCTGACAGAACTGAATAGAGAATCATCACCAGAGAATCATTGCATAGGATGTATAAGGCAGTTGAAGAAAGCTATATAAATGTTGCTATTATCTATAAAACTCATGACAGTTATTAGCTCCCTCCTTTCACTGTCTCAGGGAAAGTACATCAGGATTTGTAATTTATCCCTTTAGTTTGCCTTTAGTCCCCTAATAAGATCCCATCTCTCTTACCAGGTTCATgtctcaggaaaacttttcctgtgTCCTGTCCTAGGGCGCCATCTAGTAGCAACAATCAGCAATACAGCTTGCTTACCCCACAGATGGCTGGGGTGTCCATTTCAGGAGAAGGCTTCCAGGCCATAAAGGGGCTTGTCTTTCACCTCCTTCACCCAACCAAAATCATCCATGGAGGAGACTGGTCTGGATGGGGGGTGCTATGCCTTCGCACTGGGCTGCCTCCATCCCACGAAGCCCGGGGCCCCGCTCACTCCTCTAGGGCGGAAGGGCAGCAGCTCCCCTGGGGACAGTTGCTGCTAGGAGCCAGTGTGGCTAATATGTGTCAGCCTGGCTGCAGGCTGCATCCCTTCCCCAACCCACAGCCAGATGAGCACCAGCTtgtcctccagcccctcccactcAAACCTTGGGCAGCACCAGGCCACTGGGCTGCTGCCAGAGCTCATTAACAATTGACGCTAACACAGAGAAAGCAGCTGGAACAACAAGAACCCCACCTTGCTTTCTGCTGTGCTGCCCATTGGCTCTCCCTGGCTCAGCTACATCACACATTTGGTTACCTCAGCCAGAACCCAACAGCTGGCGAGTGACAGATTTTGGGGGGACACTATTCCCCAGGGGCTGCCCACTTACTGCTCCAACCCTAGTTTGCACTTTGCAGTCAATGCTTTGGCTGCACAGGTGGAGAATGCAGGAGCTATCGGTATTAGCCTTCATGAACaccctatgtgcctcagtttacctgcttGGCATTAGCCTGCCCATCTGTCTGGGGTATGGCCAAAGGAGGCTATTGGGGTAAACAAGCAGGAAATGAAGCAATAGTTGGGGTAAACAGCTTCAAGGAGGTTAAGAGGCTATTATGTGGGAAGATGCTATTCTCCAGGTGTCAGGCAGAGAGGGTGACGGGGCTGAAAGTCTAGAGCTGTAAAAGACCAGGAACAGCTATAAAGCTCCTTCCCTGGTTTGGGGAGGTGGGTCATTATCAGTTGCCTGTGTGGAGGACACTACCAGAGACACACTGATTGAGGGAGCACCTGCAGCAGGCAGGCTATTCCAGCTGGAGATGAAGGTAAGTGGGTTAGAGGACCTTGCCAAAGGCTGCAAGGGAAGATGAAGGTGTAAGTGAGAGGGAAGGTGTGGGTTGGACTGACCTTTGGGTGAATTATTAATATGGAAGTCTGAAGCCCTTGTTTTCAGTCACTTTATTCAGCTGATGCCCCAGGCTTCTGGAGGCAAAGGGTTTACAggggcccagcccagctgggccAGCAACATTAATACGattgggaggcagggggctgcagcccagaaaCCCGTTGAAGGATCAGACCAAGACCATGGGGGTTCCACCCAGGGAGGGGTGAAGGTAGCGAAACCTGTCTCCAGAGGAGTTCACTCTTGAGGGACTGAAAGAGGTCTCATGTACCTGGGCCAGCGCTTCTTACCAGCTTCCCTTCTTTGAGGAGATGCCCACTTCGCAATGAGTGACACAGCAGGAAGATCTCAAGCTCTGCCCAAGCATATGGAGCTCTGAACAATCCACAGCCTCTGACTGATATGTTACAGTGGGGCGCCCCTTTGGGCCTCCTTGCTTCTCCTGGGCACTGGGCTTTTGCAATGCAAATGATTCCAGCCAGATCATGTTGGGAAGGGAGAGGTTGATATTTTGGGCCTTTAAGGAAAAACACCCCTCGTCTATCCAGCCAGCCTAATTGGAATGATAGAGGCTATCTCTAGGGCTCCAGCTCTGGGGCTAGGGGAAGCAGTTCTACCATCCCTCTGCTCCTCAGCACAGCAGGGTAAAAGGAGCAATGAAATGGTGAGACACAGAGGgagctcccacccccaccccagctccattcctgcaccccacacacggAATGAGCCGGAATGTTTCTTCAAAGCAAACTCAAATGTCTGTGTCCAGCCCACTTTATATCACAGACCCCTGCTCGTTTCCCATCCCAACCCCTCCACAGTTCATGCTGGGGGGCTGGCATAGTGCAGGCCAGTCCATGGAGCTTGTTTGAAGATAAGTGACCTGGTAGAAGGTGTTCATCAGCGTGGCAGTCCTGTCTGAGCGCCAGCTTCCCCTGGCATGGCTCTATAGCATGGGGGAGTCCTTCTTGTCCTTTGGAGCCTCAGGGTGATTGGGAGCGCTGGTGGGAAGGCTGCTGCCCGTGGAGTTGTGGCTAGCCGCAGATACAAGATTCATTAGGTCAAAGGGCAAAGGGAGGACGATGGTGGAAGGTTTCTCGGCAGACAGGCATTGCAGCATGTGCAGGTAACGGAGCTGGacagcagctggggagctggctaAGATCTCGGCTGCCATCTTCAGGGATTCAGAGACAGCCTTCTCCCCCTCGGCCGCAATCACCTGCAGTACAAGGGAACGAATGGCTGTTTCTGCACCATTCCACTGGGTTGGccccactggggctggaaggagcTGTGAGGGCCTGGCTGATGGGAGCTGACATTGTTTCTTATAGTGAGGCTGAGTGAAGATGCTAGGCTGGAGTCGCTGCAAGCTCCCCCCATGGCCAGTGTTCCTGCCTTAGtctctgcagtgcctcctgctgagcAAAGGAGGGAGCAGAATAGCCCATGCAGCCAGAGTTCCTCTATCATGTCTCTGCTGTGCCCTCTGCTGGGAGAGGttgggactgcagcagggcgcTGCAGCACCTACCTCCTCCTGTGTTAAAGCAGGGTTCCCCAGCCTGTGGGTCAAGTACCCCTAGGGCTGGTCAGAGGGGCCTTCCTGAGGATCTCGACTGGGCAGAGCCCTCCTGTGGAGGAGGGCTATAGAAGAAGCAAAGGAGGGAGCAGCCAGTCCAGGGTTTGGGAGACAGGCACTGTGCACCAGCATTTAACCTGCCCTCTCCTGTTAGGATGCCCCTTCAGCTCAGTGCAGGGACAGAGGCAGCCCTCGACTCAGCCAATAGAGAGCACCAGTGGGAAGAGTTTGATAAAAGGACTGTTCCATGCCACAGAAATGGCTGGGCTCCAGAGAGGGACATTGTGGGAAGGGAttgcccagtggtttgagcattggcctgctaaacccaaggttgtgagctcaatccttgagggggccatttggggatttagttggccctgctttgagcaggggttggactagatgatctcctgagctcccttctaaccctgatattctattgcAACACAGAGTGTGGAGGGGCAGtgctgctgggggagagagagcccctTAGGGTAGGGAAGGGTGTCCCTCCCattgcagggtgcagcagggcagTGCTGTGAGCAGGAAGGCATATAGGATGAGGAGCCAGTAGAGGTAGGGACAGGTGGGCCCTTGGGGGAATCTCCTCTCCTGGTGGTGTATTGGGTCTCTGTCCAAATGGCTGGGAATTGATCCACATGGGAATATGGGGCATTCGCTGGTGTCCTACCCGCACTTTGGCCTGTCTCTGGGCCTCTGCTTCCACTGCCAGGGACTGCTGCAGTTCAGTGGGCAGCCGCACGTGGTTGCTGCAGGAGGAAGAGACCGGAGTTACACAGACCCTGGAACTCCACACCCAGGGGTAGTGCCAGGCTGCTAGCCTGTCTGACACTGTGCCCCAGGGTCTCCTTCCCGGGCTAAGGCAGGTTACAAAAGCCCCTGGAGTTTGGATTTTCAGCCTTCCAATCTCATCTCCCATCCAGCTGGTCCCAACCCACCtagcactggaatcaatggggGCCTTCCCAGGGACACTCTGATTCTTGGACTAGGGTCTGTTATTGGCCAAGCTGTGCTTTTCTCCTTTGGAACCGGGCCGGGAAATCTGAATTGCAGTAACAgcgccagatccccagctggtgtaaatgggtgtagCTTTGGCACTAGGCTGAGTTACCCCGCTGAGGAGCTGCCCCAGCTGGAAAACACAAGAGCTTTTCATGCCATTTAAACATTTGCAGCCCAGTGAGTGGAGGTGCTGAGTATGTGGGCAAAGGagaagggctgggtgggggctcagggcgcTGAAGAGGTGACACCTGGATAGAGCTTCAGGGGCAAAGGTGGAAAAGGAGCAGACATTAGCAAGCAGTGTTTGCAAAGGGTCACGAGGAGGTTTCTTTACCCTGCTGGGTCTCCACTTCATACGTTTCCTACCTACATTTCTGTTCTCTCCACCTTGATTCCCCAGCGACATGTGACTGCATCCAAGGTGACCTGTAGAGATGGGAATATACTGACCGTAGGCAGTGTGTGTGGCATTGTGCCAAGGCACTTACAAACAAGTCAAACATATGGTTCACTGCATGAGCGCTCATGTTGGAGGGATGTGTCTGTTATGGATACTTGTGCATGCTACAGAAAAACACTTCTGGTTAAAAGGCTCAAGCGTCCCTAAAGGTTGGACACCAAGAGAAATCCCTGTAGAGGGCAGGGCAAGGAGGTAGGCTGCCATGTGCGTCTTCATTGCTCTTGGCTTCTGGGTCTCACACTGTGCTCAGGAAGATTTCCTCCCAGagaagtcagctgactcagaagTACCATTGCTGCCTCAAAAAATCCAGTtctggtataactccactgaaatcagcagggTGGGGCCCACTTACACCAGGCCTGAACTTGGCCCTGGATGTGTCATTTGAATCTAGATGGCTGATCATTTCCCAGCTTGGATTgcttcccccaaacccctctcAGCAGCTGGATTTGTGTCAGCTTTGCTGCAGCTGGCAGAGAAACCCACCGATTCCCTGCTTTGTCTGTGGCCGCGGCCCATCAGGACTGCGTTTTGCCAAAGCACTTTGCCCTCGGACAGCCTCTTGAATCCAAGGGACTCAAAGTATAATCATCACACTGTTGCCTTCCATTGGGTGAAGCAAGTCACCTGACGCTATGACTGATCCCTGCAACTGATCACTGTGGGCTTCTTATAGGCCTTTCCCTGAGGCCCTTATACACTTTCAATGTGGGTTGAAAGATCGATCTACAGCACTGCTCCAGAGCTTtggccccacagctgcccacctcCATGTGGAGATACCTTCATTTCCTGGCCAATGCTCTTCCTTTCCAGGAGGATTTCACTGAAGGATCGATGGGCCAGCAAGCGCTTCATGGTTGTCTGCACCAGCAGCTGGACAGCACTGGAGAGGTTGGCCACGCTGGTTAGGAGGAGAGAGGCATTTTCCATCCGGTAGTAGCAGACAGCATCTATTTCCATAGTAACCATGTCTTTGGTCACCACCTAGACAGAGAATTTGGGGGTGATGGAGCTGGTTCTGATAACTCTAGGGTGGGATGGAGGAGCTGGGAACACTGCAGGAGAGGGAAAAATGGCCTTGTGGGTAAGGCATTgggctaggactcaggagatctcagGGATTCAGGTgctagctctgccccagaccaactgtgtgaccctgggcaagtcactttgcctctctttttctctcccactgttggcctgtcttgtctatttcacaTGTAAGTggtttgggcagggactgtctcttactatgtgtgtgCAGTGCCGAGCACAATGTGATTATCACTGACTGTTACGGCAGTGTCCACTGCATGCTAAAAGTCATGCAGGACGGTCCCTGCTCCAAGCTGCTCCCACACTAAGAATCTTGGGTGGGGGCTCTAGATGCTGCTATTAACTAGTAATGCAGCCGGATATAAGGCATGCAGGGAGAGGGAGCCAAGGAAAGaaatggggggggaaaaaggatTTGGGCAAAGGGAGGGCCGCTCCGCACTGGTCTGTGCCTGCCTAGACCCTGGAAATGACAGACTCTGATCCCAGCAAGCTGTCCTTCCAAGGCTGGTACAGATGTGGGGGTCCTTCAGATGAGAGCTTCAGAACCATGCTCCAGCCTCCTCTGTGCGGGACTCCCTGGTACTTTTtgtaagaatctggcccagtgtcttTGGCCAaaaactcttcctcctcctccttgtcatGCAGTGTTGTGTCGTGCTGTACTGGTCAGTGGTGCATTGGGTTATGTTGTGTTGTGCAGCAGTGTGTTGTGTTATGCTGGGCATTAGTGTGGTGTTGCCCACTTTATACGTTCAAAAATCGTGAACTTGGATTAAAAATGGTGAGATTTTAAAGTACAAGCACCCCACCTGTATGATTTGTGCCTTCTAGTTTCTGCCTCTTTAGGGTGCATTTTGGTCACATTTGTGAGCCTTTCTGCACAGCTATTGAAGCCTAAATACTTAgcattgatggggggggggggaaatgagatTCTTCCCcattcacctgactccaggacctggggcttataaaaaacaccaaatatcataagATTGTCAATAAGATCATGAGCACTGAGCAGTGTGCTATGTGCCAGTCAGCTAGTGTCCTttgcccagagctggctgcatcacAGCTGTGCTGGCTGTGTAcaacttgtaaagcactttgggatccctcTGAATCCAGAGTGCTATCTAAGCGTGAGATACTTTTATTGCTTCAGGGCAGAATGATCAACTTCAGGCTTAAGCCTGCCTCTTGGGTGGGTGTAATATTTTATGCCACCTTCCCACTAGGGAGCAAATAGCCTTTCCTATGGCTGGTTAGCTCTAACGCTAGAGATGCAAAGGACTAAATGGGAGGGAGTTGACTTACCTCATGGAAGGGGATCTCTAGGGTTTTGAGGCGACGGTCTACCTTGTGGTATGTATCCAGAcagggaaggaagaagaaaaggcCTAGGGAAGGAAAAGACAGAGCAGTGGCATGTGACAGGATGCCATGGAAGAAAGTCCCACTCCCTGACCCAATAGGAGCAAACTTGGGGCTACGTAGGACAAGACAAAGACCAAGAGAAGGGCCCAGAGCTGCAGCGTCTCCAGCACTAAACACCTGCCCAGATGTCCTGCTGcagaaatggaggggggggggaggaaaataaACTCTTCCCAAAAGATGTGGCAGAGACATCAGACCCTGAGGGGTTCCCCTGGCCACCCAGTGCTAAGGTTTTAGTCACTCGCTGTCCCCCTTCACATGTCCCCACTCAACATGCTGGGTTCTCACTTCACAGGTGAGCCCCTGTCTTAGCACCAAGATGGGTCTGAGCTGTAACATTTGGAGCAGGATCCAGATCAGAACAAGCTGTGGGCTGTTTGGATGGGGGTTCTGGCTCAGGCCCATGGCTGCTTAGAGTCCTCACAGCAGGGGCTTTAAGGAGGGGCATGCCAGGCCTTTGGGGTCTTAATGCAAGGGCCCCCCAGGCAGCTAACATGTGGGGAGTGTGGATGGAGCAAGCTGAGCATGGCACATACACGCGAAGGGCCCCGTGAGAGGAGACTGGTAGGGAGACGACCACAACCTGCAGttggggatgggaaaggggctGCACTTCCGCTTCCTCAtggttgggagggggaagggaaccaGGGGGCATGAAGCCTGACCCCACCACTTCAGCAGTGGTTGGAGGCCTACAAGTGTCGGGAGCCCCGCAGGAGCTGTCATTGCCAGGAGAGGAGCCAAAACAAGGCTCCCGAGAAATGCCTTCTCCTTTCTTGGCTCAGCTACACGGAGCAGGAGAGGGCTGAGGGAGCCGCAGGCACTGGGCACAGGATTTCCAGATGCTCCTCACCCCACTCATCTCCTGTGGCTGCAGCAGTCCAAGGAGCAGTCAGCCCTGTGAGGAGCCAGTCgcctgcccagcagagggcagtgcccGCATTGCCAGCCATTAGCAGACCTGGTCAGAGAGGGAGAGTGCCAGAGCCTGCAGGGGTGGGGTGTTAGGAGGACAAGACCATTGGACGGGGACAGAGGAGAAGGGCGGATCCACCCCATCGCAGACTCAGGATAAGCAGAGGCTTGCCTGGGTCAGGATGTACATTTGTGGTGGGTGGGGTGAgaggggcacagggagggggacACTGGGTGTGGGATCCCCTGGGAacagtggggatggggtggcCAGCCCAGCACTTCTGGTAGCCTTGCGCGAGTGTGGCGAGAGAAAGGGGTGAAGGAGTGAACAAATTGCTTACCGGGCCCTCGGGGCCTTCCAGGAAGGAGGCGCCCAAGTCGGAACACGATGGCTCTCTCGTACTCCCGCACGATCTGCAGTGGGAGACAGAGAGGCTGgaattggagggggtggggctctgggggaagggcTGCAGCATTGGAAGAGAAGCTGGCGAAATCATTGTTTTGGGAAACTGcgcagagccagccagccagagctGTCGGCTGGGGTAGCTCCATTCACGCTAGAGCTGCTATCTCCATTTACggtagctgagaatctggctcagagACTATATGGCAATTGCAACTGTGGCCTGCTCCCGGCccctggaactgagagcagagaaAATGATCCCCCTCAGGGCCTAGGCAGCTTAGAGGAGGAAGCCACTTGAATCAAATGCAGAGCGGGCAAGAGCCAGATCTGGGGTGGGGCGAGTACATTGGGATGAAGAATTCTGGGAGGGATGCAGGGGTGGGGAATGACTGGGACTGTGCATTGGGGTCGGGGGAGACTGTGATTGGCTGTGCAAGGAGACCACGACAGGGAGCTGGGGATGGGACTGAGAGCCACTGACGGGGAGACTGAAATcagatggggagctgggggagactGGGAGTGGGAAGCAgtgtagtgggggaggggagacagatctCAGAGGAGCCAGGGTGCAAGGAGACAACGGACTGGCTGAGCAGAGAGCCTGGGGCAAGGAGTCCGATCTGGGGAGGGACACTGAGATTAGGCTGGGgtgggaaactgggactgggagccagtggggatggggactgtggACATAGGAGGCTGAGCGGGAGACAGAGACAGATGggttgaggagctgggagcagggaactgggatggCTCGGCAAAGGAGATGGGGACTGGGATGAAAAGTCTGAGGAGTGGAGATGGGGACTGGCTAGGTGAGGTGGATAGGACTAGGCCAAGGAGCCCAGGGTAAGGACGGGACAGGACGAGGTTGGaggggaatgggcagaagagtctgcacactagaccacactcccctccACAGTCTGGAATGGAACCCCAGGTCCTTGAGACCATAGGTGCTGATGGTGTGGCAGCACCTGCTGGCTtgaacccctggcttgaagtagtactAACAACCAAATACATGGTAATACCATTCCTTTGCGGTCAGCAAATATCTGGGAAACCACCTGGctgtgtctcatccccctctagtgctgggCCATatagaggataacaacctactactgccaTCAGTTACTcccttagctcaagtggcagagggctAAGTGGTGTATGTAAAGGTTCTGACCCCGCTGAGGACTTACATGGGTGTcagtatgatgccacatg from Malaclemys terrapin pileata isolate rMalTer1 chromosome 8, rMalTer1.hap1, whole genome shotgun sequence carries:
- the NPHS2 gene encoding podocin; translated protein: MEKRSRSSSRESHRRTREPADSQGRREKVESRRGASKDREGLKRGKAKEGKSPTETDSRVPSSTVVDVDDVVSFDEETEVMALLESEQQEEGMTSPGRGICEWLLTILSLLFIILTFPISVWFCMKIVREYERAIVFRLGRLLPGRPRGPGLFFFLPCLDTYHKVDRRLKTLEIPFHEVVTKDMVTMEIDAVCYYRMENASLLLTSVANLSSAVQLLVQTTMKRLLAHRSFSEILLERKSIGQEMKVTLDAVTCRWGIKVERTEINHVRLPTELQQSLAVEAEAQRQAKVRVIAAEGEKAVSESLKMAAEILASSPAAVQLRYLHMLQCLSAEKPSTIVLPLPFDLMNLVSAASHNSTGSSLPTSAPNHPEAPKDKKDSPML